The following are from one region of the Penaeus vannamei isolate JL-2024 chromosome 28, ASM4276789v1, whole genome shotgun sequence genome:
- the CAHbeta gene encoding beta carbonic anhydrase 1 isoform X2 translates to MGMSRILQGIMRYRETYRAGMVKQFEIVRDDPHPKAVFFSCMDSRMLPTRFTQTNVGDMFIVRNAGNLVPHANLCGHEEITTEPAALELGCVINGIRHVIVCGHSDCKAMNMLHLLRNTDRLHHEIIRLSPLKAWLVRHGSSSLAKFAQLEVANFQAPLIFQAETPMRRFVAYIDPDNKFSDEDKLSQVNTLQQLQNIASYNFMREGLSRGKVYIHALWFDIYTGDIYYFSRQQKMFVDVNEGNIEMLLEEVLKYYT, encoded by the exons ATGGGGATGTCACGGATATTACAAGGGATTATGAGGTACAGGGAGACGTACAGAGCAGGAATGGTGAAGCAATTTGAGATTGTCCGTGATGATCCGCAT CCAAAAGCAGTATTTTTCTCCTGCATGGACAGCAGAATGTTGCCTACAAGGTTTACTCAAACCAATGTTGGAGACATGTTTATTG TAAGAAATGCAGGGAATCTGGTACCTCATGCAAACCTTTGTGGCCATGAAGAAATCACGACGGAACCAGCAGCATTAGAACTAGGTTGTGTTATTAATGGCATTCGTCATGTTATTGTGTGCGGCCACTCTGATTGCAAg GCAATGAATATGCTTCACCTCCTTCGCAACACTGACAGACTACACCATGAAATTATCAGGCTATCTCCCCTCAAGGCTTGGCTAGTGCGACATGGAAGCTCCTCATTGGCTAAATTTGCGCAGCTGGAGGTGGCAAATTTCCAAGCTCCTCTCATCTTTCAG GCTGAAACTCCAATGCGAAGATTTGTTGCCTACATAGACCCAGACAATAAATTTTCCGACGAGGACAAACTCTCACAAGTGAACACCCTGCAGCAGCTCCAGAACATTGCCAGCTACAACTTCATGCGCGAGGGACTCTCCAGAGGCAAGGTCTACATCCATGCCTTGTGGTTTGATATTTACACTGGCGACATTTATTACTTTAGTCGACAGCAAAAGATGTTTGTGGACGTCAATGAAGGTAATATAGAGATGCTCCTGGAAGAAGTTTTAAAATATTATACGTAa
- the CAHbeta gene encoding beta carbonic anhydrase 1 isoform X1 encodes MGMSRILQGIMRYRETYRAGMVKQFEIVRDDPHPKAVFFSCMDSRMLPTRFTQTNVGDMFIVRNAGNLVPHANLCGHEEITTEPAALELGCVINGIRHVIVCGHSDCKAMNMLHLLRNTDRLHHEIIRLSPLKAWLVRHGSSSLAKFAQLEVANFQAPLIFQVAETPMRRFVAYIDPDNKFSDEDKLSQVNTLQQLQNIASYNFMREGLSRGKVYIHALWFDIYTGDIYYFSRQQKMFVDVNEGNIEMLLEEVLKYYT; translated from the exons ATGGGGATGTCACGGATATTACAAGGGATTATGAGGTACAGGGAGACGTACAGAGCAGGAATGGTGAAGCAATTTGAGATTGTCCGTGATGATCCGCAT CCAAAAGCAGTATTTTTCTCCTGCATGGACAGCAGAATGTTGCCTACAAGGTTTACTCAAACCAATGTTGGAGACATGTTTATTG TAAGAAATGCAGGGAATCTGGTACCTCATGCAAACCTTTGTGGCCATGAAGAAATCACGACGGAACCAGCAGCATTAGAACTAGGTTGTGTTATTAATGGCATTCGTCATGTTATTGTGTGCGGCCACTCTGATTGCAAg GCAATGAATATGCTTCACCTCCTTCGCAACACTGACAGACTACACCATGAAATTATCAGGCTATCTCCCCTCAAGGCTTGGCTAGTGCGACATGGAAGCTCCTCATTGGCTAAATTTGCGCAGCTGGAGGTGGCAAATTTCCAAGCTCCTCTCATCTTTCAGGTG GCTGAAACTCCAATGCGAAGATTTGTTGCCTACATAGACCCAGACAATAAATTTTCCGACGAGGACAAACTCTCACAAGTGAACACCCTGCAGCAGCTCCAGAACATTGCCAGCTACAACTTCATGCGCGAGGGACTCTCCAGAGGCAAGGTCTACATCCATGCCTTGTGGTTTGATATTTACACTGGCGACATTTATTACTTTAGTCGACAGCAAAAGATGTTTGTGGACGTCAATGAAGGTAATATAGAGATGCTCCTGGAAGAAGTTTTAAAATATTATACGTAa